One window from the genome of Dyella sp. A6 encodes:
- a CDS encoding alpha/beta fold hydrolase codes for MTSATSLVADHHSIGPEILSVTAADGTRSELLLLTAEPSPRQVLYWLPAMGVPAKHYLPLAMAMAGQGVAVALHEWRGIGSSDRRAGRHVDWGYRELLAADLPAGVQAMRERWPQATCTLGGHSLGGQLACLYAALHPDAFSGIALVASGAPYWRRFRRRYAIGAAYLLAPLLANTLGHLPGRRIGFGGNEARGVIADWSRSGRGGRGGRYAAKGLGVDLEQRLALLRQPVLALRLRDDWLGPAASLGWLLGKMPRALQQTDVIMPDELEGRPADHFAWMKQPDAIASRMAGWIDARNAAFLVPGT; via the coding sequence ATGACTTCAGCCACTTCGCTCGTTGCCGACCATCACTCGATCGGGCCCGAAATCCTGTCGGTCACCGCCGCCGACGGTACGCGTTCCGAACTGCTGTTACTGACAGCGGAACCATCGCCGCGCCAAGTCTTGTACTGGCTTCCGGCGATGGGTGTCCCGGCGAAGCATTACCTGCCGCTGGCGATGGCCATGGCCGGGCAAGGCGTGGCTGTGGCGCTGCATGAATGGCGTGGCATCGGCTCGAGCGACCGTCGTGCCGGACGGCACGTGGACTGGGGCTATCGGGAACTGCTCGCGGCCGACCTTCCCGCGGGGGTGCAGGCGATGCGCGAGCGCTGGCCACAGGCCACCTGCACCCTCGGCGGCCACAGCCTGGGCGGGCAACTGGCCTGCCTGTATGCCGCGCTGCATCCGGACGCATTCTCCGGTATCGCCTTGGTCGCCAGTGGCGCACCGTACTGGCGTCGCTTCCGGCGTCGCTATGCCATTGGCGCGGCGTACCTGCTGGCACCGCTGCTGGCAAACACGCTGGGTCACCTGCCGGGGCGCCGCATCGGTTTTGGCGGCAACGAGGCGCGCGGCGTGATTGCCGACTGGTCGCGCAGCGGGCGCGGCGGGCGCGGCGGGCGTTATGCGGCCAAGGGCCTGGGCGTGGATCTGGAACAGCGCCTGGCCTTGTTGCGACAACCGGTGCTGGCACTGCGTCTTCGCGACGATTGGCTGGGGCCGGCCGCATCGCTGGGCTGGCTGCTGGGCAAGATGCCGCGGGCGCTCCAGCAGACCGACGTGATCATGCCGGACGAACTCGAAGGCCGGCCTGCGGATCATTTCGCGTGGATGAAGCAGCCGGATGCGATTGCGTCGCGCATGGCAGGCTGGATCGATGCGCGGAACGCAGCGTTCCTGGTACCGGGCACTTGA
- a CDS encoding pirin family protein, translating into MKATPQQVKGRLHDLGDGFSVRRLLPVLDARHVGPFVFYDHMGPVDLAPGKGMDVRPHPHIGLATVTWLFEGTIRHRDSLGSMADITPGAVNWMTAGRGITHSERTPPAARSSGQRMHGVQVWVALPQADQEVAPEFHHYDAGALPKIVLPGARLVLIAGQAYGETSPVKVFAPMFFVEAQLDAGATLALPLEHAERGVHVVEGAVEWDGTQLVAGEMAVQSGPSAPALHARESSRVMLFGGAPLDGERHLWWNFVSSSTERIEQAKDDWRHQRFGKVPGDEDEFIPLPDY; encoded by the coding sequence ATGAAGGCAACACCGCAACAGGTCAAGGGCCGGCTGCACGATCTGGGCGACGGTTTCAGCGTGCGTCGGCTGCTGCCCGTGCTCGACGCGCGCCACGTCGGTCCGTTCGTGTTCTACGACCACATGGGGCCGGTCGATCTGGCGCCGGGCAAGGGTATGGATGTCCGGCCTCATCCGCATATCGGGCTGGCTACCGTCACCTGGCTGTTCGAGGGCACGATCCGCCACCGCGACAGCCTCGGCAGCATGGCCGACATCACCCCCGGTGCGGTGAACTGGATGACCGCCGGTCGCGGTATTACGCATTCCGAGCGTACCCCGCCGGCGGCGCGATCCAGTGGCCAGCGCATGCATGGTGTGCAGGTGTGGGTGGCGCTGCCGCAGGCGGATCAGGAAGTCGCCCCGGAGTTCCACCACTATGATGCCGGGGCGCTGCCGAAGATCGTCCTGCCCGGTGCCCGGCTCGTGCTGATCGCCGGGCAAGCCTACGGCGAGACCTCGCCGGTGAAGGTGTTCGCGCCGATGTTCTTCGTCGAGGCACAGCTCGATGCCGGCGCAACCCTGGCGTTGCCGCTGGAGCACGCCGAGCGCGGCGTGCATGTGGTGGAGGGTGCTGTCGAGTGGGACGGCACCCAACTGGTGGCCGGCGAGATGGCAGTGCAGTCCGGCCCGTCGGCACCGGCGCTGCACGCACGCGAATCCAGTCGCGTGATGTTGTTCGGTGGTGCGCCGTTGGATGGCGAACGTCACCTGTGGTGGAACTTCGTATCCAGTTCGACCGAGCGGATCGAACAGGCCAAGGACGACTGGCGCCACCAGCGCTTCGGTAAGGTGCCTGGCGACGAGGACGAGTTCATTCCGCTACCGGACTATTGA
- a CDS encoding cytochrome C, with product MRAALLIVLGLAIGILGTVPVMNVLNQRNPMPKAVMITMGYHMHQLQDELKAKRCDATASLGQLQHMQAIAGDIPAAFPNTPKAFVEDTTHLQQALGAAVQAAPADCPALAVVLKPVGHACQSCHQAFR from the coding sequence ATGCGTGCAGCCCTACTGATCGTGCTTGGCCTGGCCATCGGCATTCTCGGCACCGTACCGGTGATGAACGTCCTCAACCAGCGCAATCCGATGCCCAAGGCCGTGATGATCACCATGGGCTATCACATGCACCAACTGCAGGACGAGCTGAAGGCCAAGCGCTGCGATGCGACCGCCAGCCTCGGCCAGTTGCAGCACATGCAGGCGATCGCGGGCGACATTCCGGCCGCGTTCCCGAATACGCCCAAGGCTTTCGTGGAAGACACCACGCACCTGCAACAGGCACTCGGCGCCGCCGTGCAGGCCGCGCCCGCCGACTGCCCGGCACTGGCCGTCGTACTCAAGCCCGTCGGACATGCCTGCCAATCCTGCCACCAGGCGTTCCGCTGA
- a CDS encoding winged helix-turn-helix domain-containing protein, whose translation MKAVHALGKSSVVAPSLTVAQARLVQLAAQGLLHAPRRRARREDMVNAIAQMRLLQIDSIHVVARSPYLVLHARLGSYPAEWLEQALADGWLAECWVHEACFVPAADVPLHRAWRDQRAGHWAYRHAQRMRREQAAGMDALLERVRAGGPVRAADFERADRGKSGWWEWKPEKRWLEAWFAEGELMVARRERFQRVYDLADRVLARLRPPIDPAMTGMSSEQLRQRFIVDTVRALGVTSARWIADYYRLKPAVDRQELLPLLLSGELVELAVAGWSEPAYAHRDHADLLERARGGRLRATHTALLSPFDPLVWDRARLLGMFDFDYRIECYLPAAKRCYGYYVLPILQRGRLVGRLDAKAHRADGVFEVKALFLEQGVEVSPRLLQDLAAALVSTARWHGTPQVRLGWCQPSALAGALRRSVRERQAEAG comes from the coding sequence GTGAAGGCGGTGCATGCGTTGGGCAAATCTTCAGTTGTCGCACCGTCATTGACCGTAGCCCAGGCCAGGCTCGTGCAGCTGGCGGCACAGGGGCTGCTTCACGCACCGCGCCGTCGCGCGCGGCGCGAGGACATGGTGAATGCCATCGCGCAGATGCGCCTGTTGCAGATCGACAGCATCCACGTGGTGGCCCGCAGCCCCTATCTGGTGCTGCATGCACGGCTTGGGTCGTACCCGGCCGAATGGCTGGAGCAGGCGCTGGCCGATGGCTGGCTGGCCGAATGCTGGGTGCACGAGGCCTGTTTCGTGCCGGCAGCCGACGTTCCGCTGCACCGGGCATGGCGCGACCAGCGGGCCGGGCATTGGGCCTATCGCCATGCACAGCGCATGCGGCGCGAACAGGCGGCAGGCATGGATGCGCTGCTGGAGCGGGTTCGGGCCGGTGGACCGGTGCGCGCTGCCGATTTCGAGCGTGCCGATCGCGGCAAATCAGGCTGGTGGGAATGGAAGCCCGAAAAACGCTGGCTGGAAGCGTGGTTCGCCGAGGGCGAGCTGATGGTGGCGCGGCGCGAGCGTTTCCAGCGGGTCTACGATCTGGCCGACCGGGTGCTGGCCCGTCTGCGGCCGCCCATCGATCCGGCCATGACCGGTATGTCCAGTGAGCAGTTGCGCCAGCGCTTTATTGTCGACACGGTCCGGGCGCTGGGGGTGACGAGCGCACGCTGGATTGCCGACTACTACCGCTTGAAGCCGGCGGTCGACAGGCAGGAACTGCTGCCGCTGCTGCTGTCCGGTGAACTGGTGGAACTGGCGGTCGCGGGCTGGAGCGAGCCGGCCTATGCGCATCGCGATCATGCCGACCTGCTGGAGCGTGCGCGAGGCGGGCGGCTGCGTGCGACCCATACGGCGCTGCTCTCGCCGTTCGATCCGCTGGTCTGGGACCGTGCCCGTTTGCTTGGCATGTTCGATTTCGACTACCGCATCGAGTGTTACCTGCCTGCGGCGAAGCGTTGCTACGGTTACTACGTGCTGCCGATCCTGCAACGCGGTCGGCTGGTCGGACGGCTGGACGCCAAGGCGCATCGAGCCGATGGCGTTTTCGAGGTGAAGGCGCTGTTCCTGGAACAGGGGGTGGAGGTGTCGCCACGATTGCTTCAGGACCTGGCTGCCGCACTGGTTTCGACGGCGCGCTGGCATGGAACGCCGCAGGTCCGGTTGGGGTGGTGCCAGCCATCGGCGTTGGCCGGAGCCTTGCGCAGGTCCGTGCGCGAACGGCAGGCAGAAGCGGGGTGA
- a CDS encoding DUF962 domain-containing protein, giving the protein MAEFSSFREFYPFYLGEHRDRRCRRMHFAGSTLVLLVILLAIVSARPAWLWLAPVAGYGFAWVGHFAYEKNRPATFRHPLYSLLGDWVMYVQVWRGKVRL; this is encoded by the coding sequence ATGGCCGAGTTCTCCAGCTTTCGCGAGTTCTATCCGTTCTACCTCGGCGAACATCGCGACCGGCGCTGTCGCAGGATGCATTTCGCCGGCAGCACACTGGTCCTGCTGGTGATTCTGCTGGCGATCGTCAGTGCTCGTCCGGCCTGGCTGTGGCTGGCGCCGGTAGCTGGTTACGGTTTTGCCTGGGTCGGTCATTTCGCCTACGAGAAGAACCGCCCCGCCACCTTCCGCCATCCGCTCTACAGCCTGCTGGGCGACTGGGTGATGTATGTGCAGGTGTGGCGCGGCAAGGTGCGGCTCTGA
- a CDS encoding cold-shock protein, whose amino-acid sequence MSDRQIGTVKWFNDAKGFGFISRDNGPDVFVHFRAITGNGFKSLQEGQQVSFKVVQGQKGLQADEVSAA is encoded by the coding sequence ATGTCTGATCGTCAGATCGGTACCGTCAAGTGGTTCAACGATGCCAAGGGTTTCGGCTTCATCAGCCGTGACAATGGCCCGGACGTTTTCGTGCATTTCCGCGCGATCACCGGCAATGGCTTCAAGAGCCTGCAGGAAGGCCAGCAGGTCAGCTTCAAGGTCGTGCAGGGCCAGAAGGGCCTGCAGGCTGACGAGGTGTCCGCCGCCTGA
- a CDS encoding cold-shock protein: protein MSDREVGTVKWFNDAKGFGFISRENGPDVFVHFRAITGSGFKSLKEGQKVSFNVVQGQKGLQADEVSPE, encoded by the coding sequence ATGTCGGATCGTGAGGTTGGCACCGTCAAGTGGTTCAACGACGCCAAGGGCTTCGGCTTCATCAGTCGCGAGAATGGCCCCGACGTCTTCGTTCATTTCCGCGCCATCACCGGCTCGGGTTTCAAGAGTCTGAAGGAAGGCCAGAAGGTGAGCTTCAATGTCGTGCAGGGCCAAAAGGGCCTGCAGGCGGATGAGGTTTCGCCCGAGTAA
- a CDS encoding NADH:flavin oxidoreductase/NADH oxidase produces MARLFEPFTQRDLTLRNRIAVAPMCQYSAVDGLPDHWHLVHLGSRATGGAGAVLAEATAVSPEGRISAQDTGIWNDAQVAAWQPITAFIEAQGAVPGVQLAHAGRKASVHQPWRGGGPLTAVEGAWATVGPSALPFDDGWHVPQALDEAGLRKVIADFRAAAQRALDAGFKLVEVHGAHGYLLHQFLSPLSNHRTDNYGGSFDNRTRLLREVVAAIREVWPEGLPVWLRISATDWAEGGWNAEESVELARQVKLLGVDLIDVSSGGLVPHVKIPLGPGYQVPFAAQIRREADIPTSAVGLITEAAQAEAILAEGAADVISIARESLRDPYFPRRAAHELGASIQAPVQYQRAW; encoded by the coding sequence ATGGCTCGGCTTTTTGAACCCTTCACGCAACGCGACCTGACTCTGCGCAACCGCATCGCGGTGGCACCGATGTGCCAGTATTCCGCCGTCGACGGTCTGCCCGACCACTGGCATCTGGTGCATCTGGGGAGTCGGGCGACCGGCGGTGCGGGCGCCGTGCTGGCCGAGGCTACGGCGGTATCGCCGGAGGGGCGCATTTCGGCACAGGACACCGGTATCTGGAACGATGCGCAGGTGGCTGCCTGGCAGCCGATCACGGCGTTCATCGAGGCGCAGGGCGCCGTGCCTGGCGTGCAGTTGGCGCATGCCGGGCGCAAGGCCAGCGTGCATCAGCCCTGGCGTGGCGGTGGCCCGCTGACGGCAGTGGAGGGTGCGTGGGCCACGGTGGGACCGTCAGCCCTTCCGTTCGACGACGGCTGGCATGTGCCGCAGGCCCTGGACGAAGCCGGCCTGCGCAAGGTCATTGCCGATTTCCGCGCGGCGGCACAGCGCGCGCTGGACGCCGGCTTCAAGCTGGTCGAGGTGCACGGCGCCCATGGCTACCTGTTGCACCAGTTCCTGTCGCCGCTGAGCAACCATCGCACCGACAATTACGGCGGCAGTTTCGACAACCGAACCCGGCTGCTGCGCGAGGTGGTCGCCGCGATACGCGAAGTGTGGCCGGAAGGCCTGCCGGTCTGGTTGCGCATTTCCGCCACCGACTGGGCCGAGGGTGGCTGGAATGCCGAGGAAAGCGTCGAGCTGGCGCGGCAGGTGAAGCTGTTGGGCGTGGACCTGATCGACGTGTCCAGCGGTGGTCTGGTACCGCATGTGAAGATTCCGCTGGGGCCGGGTTACCAGGTGCCGTTCGCGGCACAGATACGTCGCGAGGCGGATATTCCCACCAGTGCGGTGGGGCTGATCACCGAAGCTGCCCAGGCCGAGGCCATTCTCGCGGAGGGTGCCGCCGACGTGATATCGATTGCACGCGAAAGCCTGCGCGATCCGTACTTTCCGCGTCGCGCCGCGCACGAGCTCGGCGCATCCATCCAGGCGCCGGTGCAGTACCAGCGGGCCTGGTGA